In Polynucleobacter ibericus, a genomic segment contains:
- the gyrB gene encoding DNA topoisomerase (ATP-hydrolyzing) subunit B, with protein sequence MTEEKKVVEQYGAASIQILEGLEAVRKRPGMYIGDTSDGTGLHHLVFEVLDNSIDEALAGYCSEITVVIQTDNSISIVDNGRGVPTGIKYDDKHEPKRSAAEIVMTELHAGGKFDQNSYKVSGGLHGVGVSCVNALSKWLKLTIRRDGKAHYMEFARGVIQNRNVVDENGVLVSPITVTGDTELSGTEVHFLADETIFGNVEFHYEILVKRIRELSFLNNGVHIKLIDQRTGQEEDFAFSGGVKGFVEYINQTKNVLHPNIFYAEGVRPSDLGGQITAEVSMQWNDSFSEQVLCFTNNIPQRDGGTHLTGLRAAMTRVINKYIDENEVAKKAKVEISGDDMREGLACVLSVKVPEPKFSSQTKDKLVSSEVRGPVEEIVAEALSAYLQERPADAKILCGKIVDAARAREAARKARDMTRRKGALDGLGLPGKLADCQEKDPSKSELFIVEGDSAGGSAKQGRDRRFQAILPLKGKILNVEKARFDKMLASQEVVTLITVLGTGIGIEEYKADKLRYHRIIIMTDADVDGSHIRTLLLTFFYRQMPELIERGHIYIAQPPLYKVKFGKNEQYIKDDNELNQLLLKIALETASLQTPSGEVVEGEALNELAKHYQVIQSIVDRLSRTIDEDALRAIASGTPLNLDTEKSANESADRLRQALADSLNPLALPPEIIVQKEDRTERFRLLLSRRIHGNLKLSSINSDFVHGDDYQSLANAAAVLSGKVVAGSKVRRGDPDKNQKEQTIGDFRAAFAWLLSEAERVLSRQRYKGLGEMNPSQLWETTMDASSRTLLQVKIEDAIAADQVFTTLMGDEVEPRRAFIEKNALIARNLDV encoded by the coding sequence ATGACTGAAGAAAAAAAAGTAGTAGAGCAGTACGGCGCTGCATCGATTCAAATCCTAGAGGGTCTTGAGGCTGTTCGTAAACGTCCTGGCATGTACATCGGAGACACCTCTGATGGCACTGGTTTGCATCATCTCGTATTTGAGGTTTTAGATAACTCCATTGATGAAGCCTTAGCTGGGTATTGTTCTGAGATTACGGTCGTTATTCAAACTGATAACTCCATTTCTATTGTTGATAATGGCCGCGGTGTTCCAACAGGCATTAAATACGATGACAAGCATGAGCCAAAACGGAGCGCTGCTGAAATTGTGATGACCGAGCTTCACGCTGGTGGTAAGTTTGACCAAAACAGCTATAAAGTCTCTGGCGGTCTCCATGGTGTGGGCGTTAGTTGTGTAAACGCATTATCTAAATGGCTTAAATTAACCATTCGTCGTGATGGCAAAGCGCACTACATGGAGTTTGCCCGCGGCGTTATTCAAAACCGCAACGTAGTGGATGAGAACGGTGTTTTAGTTTCACCAATCACTGTTACTGGTGATACCGAGCTTTCGGGAACAGAGGTTCACTTTTTAGCTGATGAGACTATTTTTGGAAATGTAGAATTCCATTACGAAATCTTGGTTAAACGTATTCGCGAGCTTTCTTTTTTAAATAATGGCGTACACATTAAACTGATTGATCAACGCACCGGCCAAGAAGAGGATTTTGCTTTCTCTGGCGGCGTGAAGGGTTTTGTTGAATATATTAATCAAACCAAAAACGTACTCCATCCAAACATTTTTTATGCAGAAGGTGTGCGTCCATCAGATCTGGGTGGCCAAATTACAGCAGAAGTATCAATGCAATGGAATGACAGCTTTAGTGAACAAGTACTTTGTTTTACTAACAACATTCCACAAAGAGATGGCGGCACACATTTAACTGGTTTGCGCGCAGCAATGACACGTGTCATTAATAAATATATTGATGAGAACGAAGTTGCTAAAAAAGCAAAAGTAGAAATTTCTGGTGACGATATGCGCGAAGGTTTGGCCTGCGTTTTATCTGTCAAAGTGCCTGAGCCAAAATTCTCCAGTCAAACAAAAGATAAATTAGTGTCTAGCGAGGTGCGTGGGCCTGTAGAAGAAATTGTTGCAGAGGCTTTAAGCGCCTATTTGCAAGAGCGTCCAGCTGATGCCAAGATTTTGTGCGGCAAGATTGTTGATGCAGCGCGCGCTCGCGAAGCTGCACGCAAAGCACGTGATATGACACGTCGTAAGGGCGCTCTGGATGGTTTAGGTTTGCCGGGCAAGTTGGCCGACTGCCAAGAGAAAGACCCCTCTAAATCTGAATTATTTATTGTTGAGGGTGATTCCGCGGGCGGCTCTGCCAAACAGGGGCGTGATCGTCGTTTCCAAGCAATTCTTCCACTAAAAGGGAAAATCCTAAACGTTGAAAAAGCACGTTTTGACAAAATGCTTGCCAGTCAAGAAGTGGTCACCTTAATTACTGTTCTTGGTACCGGCATTGGTATTGAGGAATATAAGGCAGACAAACTTCGTTATCACCGCATCATCATCATGACCGACGCGGACGTTGACGGTAGCCACATCAGAACATTGTTACTAACGTTTTTCTACAGACAGATGCCCGAGTTAATTGAACGCGGCCATATTTACATTGCTCAGCCACCACTATATAAAGTGAAGTTTGGCAAGAATGAGCAGTACATTAAAGATGACAATGAACTCAATCAGTTGTTACTAAAAATCGCACTAGAAACAGCATCATTACAAACACCTTCTGGTGAGGTTGTCGAGGGCGAAGCACTCAATGAGCTAGCAAAACATTACCAAGTCATTCAATCAATTGTTGATCGCCTGTCGCGCACTATTGACGAAGACGCTTTGCGTGCAATTGCATCTGGCACACCACTGAATCTGGATACAGAAAAATCAGCCAATGAATCCGCCGACCGCTTAAGGCAGGCACTAGCGGATTCTTTGAATCCCTTGGCCTTGCCACCAGAGATCATTGTGCAAAAAGAAGATCGTACTGAGCGCTTCCGTTTGTTGTTATCACGACGCATTCATGGAAATTTGAAGTTGTCTTCAATTAACTCAGATTTTGTTCATGGTGATGATTATCAAAGCCTAGCGAATGCCGCAGCAGTTTTATCGGGCAAGGTGGTTGCAGGCTCAAAAGTTCGTCGCGGCGATCCAGATAAAAACCAAAAAGAACAAACCATCGGCGACTTCAGAGCTGCCTTTGCTTGGTTATTGTCTGAGGCAGAACGAGTTTTAAGCCGTCAGCGCTATAAAGGCCTTGGTGAGATGAATCCTTCGCAGTTATGGGAAACCACCATGGATGCAAGCTCAAGAACGCTTTTACAGGTGAAGATAGAGGACGCGATTGCTGCGGACCAAGTCTTTACAACACTCATGGGAGATGAGGTTGAGCCTCGTCGCGCGTTTATTGAAAAGAACGCCCTTATTGCACGCAACCTAGACGTTTAA
- a CDS encoding SET domain-containing protein: protein MASKKLKPPKVDRSCIIVKSSPIHGKGVFVAKPIKKGQAIIEYKGERISWKLAEKRHPHDPKDPNHTFYFSLEDGRVIDAKYGGNAARWINHSCKPSCETREDSFDGKPRVFVYAKRALEIGEELFYDYSLDVEGKITKEMKKDYECRCGAKKCRGTMLATKEK, encoded by the coding sequence ATGGCATCTAAAAAACTAAAACCACCCAAGGTGGATAGATCTTGCATTATTGTTAAATCCTCACCAATTCATGGCAAAGGGGTTTTTGTTGCAAAACCCATCAAAAAAGGCCAGGCGATTATTGAATACAAGGGTGAGCGCATTAGTTGGAAGTTGGCGGAAAAGCGTCATCCACATGATCCCAAAGACCCTAACCACACCTTTTATTTCTCACTAGAGGATGGTCGTGTAATTGATGCGAAGTATGGAGGTAATGCTGCGCGCTGGATTAATCACTCTTGCAAACCAAGTTGTGAAACGCGCGAAGATAGCTTTGATGGCAAGCCAAGGGTATTTGTTTATGCAAAGCGTGCACTCGAGATTGGTGAAGAGTTGTTTTATGACTATTCGCTCGATGTTGAGGGGAAGATCACCAAAGAAATGAAAAAAGATTACGAGTGTCGTTGTGGTGCGAAAAAATGTCGCGGCACCATGCTCGCAACAAAAGAAAAATAA